A genomic window from Methanomassiliicoccus luminyensis B10 includes:
- a CDS encoding METTL5 family protein, giving the protein MKKNELERLLQKVPPHSVPKAGLEQYSTPAAIAADVLYTAYSFGDIAGRSVADLGCGSGIFSIGAWALGASKVTGVDVDHAAIEDAARNISAFGAEVVLVESDVRDVDLRADTVVMNPPFGSQKKHADRPFLEAAVRTAPRVYSLHNAGTVEFLNVMLRSLGAEVFCQKSYKLQIPHMFDFHDRKKKDIEVALLCISSDVTK; this is encoded by the coding sequence ATGAAGAAGAACGAGCTGGAACGCTTGCTGCAGAAGGTGCCGCCGCACTCCGTCCCCAAGGCCGGCCTGGAGCAGTACTCCACCCCCGCGGCCATCGCCGCTGACGTCCTGTACACCGCCTACTCCTTCGGCGACATCGCCGGGCGGTCGGTGGCGGACCTGGGGTGCGGCAGCGGGATATTCTCCATCGGGGCGTGGGCGCTCGGCGCCAGCAAGGTAACGGGCGTGGACGTGGACCACGCCGCCATCGAGGATGCCGCACGGAACATCAGCGCGTTCGGGGCGGAGGTCGTTCTCGTCGAGAGCGACGTCAGGGACGTGGACCTCAGGGCGGACACCGTGGTCATGAACCCCCCCTTCGGCTCGCAAAAGAAGCATGCCGACCGCCCCTTTCTGGAGGCGGCGGTGCGGACGGCGCCAAGGGTGTACAGCCTCCACAACGCGGGGACGGTGGAGTTCCTGAACGTCATGCTGAGGTCCCTGGGGGCCGAAGTGTTCTGCCAGAAAAGCTATAAATTACAAATCCCTCATATGTTCGACTTCCACGACAGAAAGAAGAAGGATATCGAAGTAGCGCTGTTGTGCATTTCATCGGATGTGACCAAATGA
- a CDS encoding CBS domain-containing protein yields MSSLKLTLIPQLPDLDEIRQMRKRLDLSQRELASLAGVSQSLIAKIEKGSIDPSYDNVRKIFNAFEDILKKRALEGKNMGARFTVGDLATRGVVSISPDSTLGEGVDKMVKGRFTQLPVLVGDRIVGGITDDRIRDYTIEETRNQRKSYDEVMQTKVETIMEDPFPILSEDTPIELASLHLQREEAVLVSRRGTIIGILTSADFLDLGLH; encoded by the coding sequence ATGTCATCGCTCAAGCTGACCCTTATCCCGCAGCTGCCCGACCTTGACGAGATACGGCAGATGAGGAAGCGGCTGGACCTGTCCCAGAGGGAGCTGGCGTCCCTGGCCGGCGTGTCGCAGTCGCTCATCGCCAAGATCGAGAAGGGAAGCATCGACCCCTCCTACGACAACGTGAGGAAGATCTTCAACGCCTTCGAGGACATCCTGAAGAAGCGCGCCCTGGAGGGCAAGAACATGGGCGCCCGGTTCACCGTGGGCGACCTGGCCACCAGGGGCGTGGTGTCGATCTCTCCCGACTCCACCCTGGGTGAAGGAGTGGACAAGATGGTGAAGGGCCGCTTCACCCAGCTCCCGGTGTTGGTGGGCGATCGCATCGTGGGTGGCATCACCGACGACCGCATACGTGACTATACTATAGAGGAAACGAGGAACCAGCGCAAGTCTTATGATGAGGTCATGCAGACCAAGGTGGAGACCATCATGGAGGACCCCTTCCCCATTCTCAGCGAGGACACCCCCATCGAGCTGGCGTCCCTGCACCTCCAGAGGGAGGAGGCGGTCCTGGTGTCCCGCCGGGGAACGATAATCGGCATCCTCACCAGCGCGGACTTCCTGGACCTGGGCCTGCACTGA
- a CDS encoding exosome complex RNA-binding protein Csl4, with protein MTGKTVLPGDEVAVAEEYMPAEGTYEHDGKILSSLAGELQLDDAEKVAKVKAKNPMVTLKNGDSVFCRITDVRASMAICEIIGAEGKDREITGETSATIHISKLSSEYVQDVGREFRPGDLIRAKVIQTRPSVQLSTQEPHFGVIKALCRKCRSPLAKQGKSLRCEPCERTESRKVADDYGDINY; from the coding sequence ATGACAGGAAAGACCGTTTTGCCCGGCGACGAGGTCGCCGTGGCCGAGGAGTACATGCCCGCGGAAGGCACCTACGAGCATGACGGGAAGATATTGTCCTCCCTGGCCGGCGAGCTCCAGCTCGACGACGCCGAGAAGGTCGCCAAGGTGAAGGCCAAGAACCCCATGGTGACCCTGAAGAATGGGGACAGCGTGTTCTGCCGTATCACCGACGTAAGGGCCAGCATGGCCATCTGCGAGATCATCGGCGCCGAGGGCAAGGACCGCGAGATAACCGGCGAGACCTCCGCCACCATCCACATATCCAAGCTGTCCTCCGAGTACGTGCAGGACGTGGGCAGGGAGTTCCGCCCCGGGGACCTGATACGGGCCAAGGTCATACAGACCAGGCCATCAGTGCAGCTCTCCACCCAAGAACCGCACTTCGGGGTCATCAAGGCCCTTTGCCGCAAGTGCCGCTCCCCCCTCGCCAAGCAGGGCAAGTCGCTAAGGTGCGAGCCGTGCGAGAGGACCGAGAGCCGCAAGGTCGCCGACGACTACGGCGACATCAACTACTGA
- a CDS encoding NOB1 family endonuclease, which produces MKFVLDTSALFSMQDLPPGEAHATPGVIAELRKYEDPRLRFWDDLLKVSSPTEAALRKVREAAARTGDDARLSPTDLEVLALTVDLGATLLTDDYSIQNLARVMGLKYRGVGMKEIKETLTWKYRCVGCRKEWDKNYPDCPVCGSALRSVRSRK; this is translated from the coding sequence GTGAAGTTCGTTCTGGACACCTCTGCGCTGTTCTCCATGCAGGACCTCCCTCCCGGGGAGGCGCACGCCACCCCCGGGGTCATCGCCGAGCTGAGGAAGTACGAGGACCCCCGTCTGCGCTTCTGGGACGACCTGCTGAAGGTGTCATCGCCCACCGAGGCGGCCCTGCGGAAGGTCAGGGAGGCGGCGGCCCGCACCGGGGACGACGCGAGGCTTTCGCCGACCGACCTGGAGGTGCTCGCCCTGACCGTGGACCTCGGCGCCACCCTGCTCACCGACGATTACTCCATACAGAACCTGGCCAGGGTGATGGGGCTGAAGTACCGGGGGGTGGGGATGAAGGAGATCAAGGAAACCCTCACGTGGAAGTACCGCTGCGTCGGCTGCAGGAAGGAATGGGATAAGAACTACCCCGACTGCCCAGTGTGCGGCAGCGCCCTGCGCTCGGTCCGCTCACGGAAATGA
- a CDS encoding tRNA 4-thiouridine(8) synthase ThiI has protein sequence MVCLLSGGIDSPVAADLIGRNGAEVVLLHMDNRPYSDNAVIDKVQKLAGQLARGLGRDVPLYVAPHGYDQLMISRHCRRELQCVLCKRTMLKVARNVARDLGADAVVTGESLGQVASQTLHNLAAEENGLGFPVLRPLIGLDKLEIENIAKRIGTYDISIQKSMPCSAVPFHPATMATVEMIRVQEGNLDLEKLAEEAAEEAFLLSSTSSSGT, from the coding sequence GTGGTGTGCCTTCTTTCCGGCGGGATCGACTCCCCGGTGGCCGCCGACCTTATCGGGCGCAACGGGGCCGAGGTCGTCCTGCTCCACATGGACAACCGCCCCTACTCCGACAACGCCGTCATCGATAAGGTACAGAAGCTGGCCGGCCAGCTGGCCAGGGGCCTGGGGCGCGATGTGCCGCTGTACGTCGCCCCGCATGGATATGATCAGCTGATGATCTCCCGCCACTGCCGGAGGGAGCTGCAGTGCGTGCTGTGCAAGCGCACCATGCTCAAGGTCGCCAGGAATGTCGCCCGGGACCTTGGCGCGGATGCCGTGGTGACCGGCGAGTCGCTGGGCCAGGTGGCCTCCCAGACGCTGCACAACCTGGCGGCCGAGGAGAACGGGCTGGGCTTCCCGGTGCTGCGCCCCCTGATCGGCCTGGACAAGCTGGAGATCGAGAACATCGCCAAGCGCATCGGCACCTATGATATATCGATCCAAAAGAGCATGCCATGCAGCGCGGTGCCCTTCCACCCCGCTACCATGGCCACTGTAGAGATGATCAGGGTCCAGGAGGGGAACCTGGACCTCGAGAAGCTGGCGGAAGAGGCCGCGGAGGAGGCCTTCCTGCTCAGTAGTACGAGCAGCTCAGGTACCTAG